The proteins below come from a single Lineus longissimus chromosome 5, tnLinLong1.2, whole genome shotgun sequence genomic window:
- the LOC135487963 gene encoding adhesion G-protein coupled receptor G6-like isoform X5, which translates to MMLRRTALLSLYGIFNFVGLLQARTACSSNKPICDCRPEGASRQRYKFVNCNMRTPPLTTFPGGIPNEVVELDLSHNEIEHIPQKKSVLKNLRKLKKLQLSTNRITSINDGDFTDLKELINLDLSSNPITTITAKAFTGLRHLSVIDLRGVTLNCGCVERDFYKWAATYKPTPISILGIRCSNLESLQFLSSVPFDSPIYSACEPPPPATRCMSCSKTSAFNDDECDAKGFVINCSAGQIACKMEFEFTKKGHWALQKLCSESDCTSQQPAPCVDPKDGFYDQQGSCTMCCGGDLCNEGYEEIKDYLKNIVFKIKLNLKDAKTANSTEIQAAIVNVVNAANLPGVIQPPTFKIEGSEGYVEVNATFLRGYMDTILNSLKPAIELGFATDPVLKEEIGPGKIEIWTTEYCLPEQTFDELKGNYSWPTTKSGATSMVECQRQGNEGMSTRRCVFGPSPSGDELIPVWGDPDLRHCAYISKTTEALNTLTKLPITNGTVNAVSKQLATVSASAENVADVSMSTEVIDNIVNSEAAFYKENVNSTTKNVVGCISNLLDVDFNTMQRAGSARRLVANIEAMIKKISLKPGQEMDVVDNNLALTLVDTTTGKADGGLQYGVTAKPGYPEFNDTNVGVGKRGATVKTSVTIPPGVFKDKAIKKAAFVGYKSDMLFKLMELDSSTLVVGDSKKFNTTSNSMVLAAILDRPVSGLTGSDLIDMKFEHREKKLADNPRCTWWDQASNGGKGTWSTKGCTVGATEAGVTTCKCDHLTNFALLMDVYGSNSDMSASHQQALTIISITGCTLSAVALIFTIFTYVYFHRKLLKDNPSKILLNLCAALLGLNIVFLGGTHYQVDDGACKAVAVLLHYFLLAGFTWMGVEAFYMYLALVRVFRPYFSKLILKCCLVGWGLPLVIVSITIGVNKTDNYYLKGGQICWIRDIPFYGAIVAPVCAILIVNIIAFIMVIRQLHRLTERKKLTKMDKAHTSTMTQLRGAVSVLVLLGLTWLFAFLSIGDASLAFAYIFAILNTLQGLWVFVFYCLLKKDVQHAWMRKLICCPTPEDSRSSKDQLDDINKIVNAEGSSTATTTTRISSAASTKSKKSTASNHTVCTTLSTETDDSTHEKPTDGNCNTTAYENPAFSRSISGSTDQAPTEHEPSPSTEPSPSKEPSPSTEPSPSTEPSPSTGPSPSTGPSPSTGPCPSTGPSPSTGPSGEKNYKWEVKPQAGFVDSRGFARPV; encoded by the exons ATGATGCTGAGAAGGACAGCCTTATTATCTCTTTACgggattttcaattttgttggtTTGCTACAAGCAAGGACGGCGTGTAGTTCCAATAAACCCATCTGTGACTGCCGGCCTGAAGGTGCAAGTCGGCAGCGGTATAAGTTTGTGAACTGTAACATGAGAACCCCACCGCTTACTACTTTTCCGGGTGGAATACCTAATGAAGTGGTGGAATT ggATTTAAGTCACAATGAAATTGAACATATTCCTCAAAAAAAGTCAGTGTTAAAGAATCTTAGGAAGTTAAAAAAATT GCAGCTGTCTACCAACAGGATCACCAGTATCAACGATGGCGATTTTACAGATCTAAAAGAATTGATAAATTT AGACCTCAGCAGCAACCCAATCACAACAATCACTGCAAAAGCATTTACGGGCCTGAGACATCTTAGCGTGATAGACCTCCGGGGTGTCACTTTGAATTGCGGTTGCGTGGAGAGGGATTTCTATAAATGGGCCGCAACCTACAAACCGACGCCGATATCGATTCTTGGTATTAGGTGCAGTAACTTGGAAAGTCTGCAGTTCCTTTCAAGCGTTCCGTTCGATTCGCCAATTTATTCAGCTTGTG AGCCACCGCCACCAGCGACGCGGTGCATGTCTTGCAGCAAAACGAGCGCCTTCAATGATGACGAATGTGATGCGAAAGGCTTCGTTATAAACTGTAGTGCTGGCCAG ATTGCTTGCAAGATGGAGTTCGAGTTTACAAAAAAGGGTCACTGGGCATTGCAAAAGTTATGTAGTGAATCAGACTGTACCAGCCAACAGCCAGCGCCATGCGTCGACCCGAAGGATGGCTTTTATGATCAGCAAGGCTCTTGTACCATGTGCTGCGGGGGTGACTTGTGTAATGAGGGATACGAGGAAATAAAAG ATTATCTCAAGAATATTGTATTCAAGATTAAACTCAATCTGAAGGACGCCAAAACCGCAAACTCAACAGAAATACAAGCAGCC ATTGTCAATGTTGTGAATGCCGCAAATCTACCAGGTGTGATTCAACCTCCAACATTCAAAATCGAAGGATCGGAGGGATATGTTGAAGTGAATGCAACGTTTTTACGTGGGTATATGGATACCATTCTGAATTCCCTAAAACCTGCCATCGAACTTGGCTTTGCTACTGATCCTGTACTGAAGGAAGAAATAGGACCAGGCAAGATTGAAATATGGACAACTGAAT ATTGTCTTCCTGAGCAGACATTTGACGAGCTGAAAGGGAACTACTCCTGGCCGACGACGAAGTCAGGAGCAACATCCATGGTGGAGTGCCAACGACAGGGAAACGAAGGCATGAGCACGAGAAGATG CGTTTTTGGGCCGTCCCCCTCAGGTGATGAGCTGATTCCGGTATGGGGCGATCCTGACTTGAGACACTGCGCCTACATCAGCAAGACGACTGAGGCACTGAATACGCTGACCAAGTTGCCCATTACAAATG GGACAGTAAATGCTGTATCCAAACAGCTCGCAACCGTGTCAGCATCTGCAGAGAATGTAGCGGACGTTTCAATGTCCACAGAAGTTATTGACAACATTGTGAACAGTGAGGCGGCTTTCTACAAAGAAAACGTGAACAGCACCACGAAGAACGTGGTTGGATGTATCAGCAATCTCCTCGATGTTGACTTCAATACAATGCAGCGAGCTGGCAGTGCACGACG TTTGGTTGCCAACATCGAGGCCATGATAAAGAAGATATCGCTGAAACCCGGGCAGGAGATGGACGTGGTGGACAACAATCTCGCTTTAACCCTGGTGGACACTACCACGGGAAAGGCAGACGGTGGTTTGCAGTATGGTGTGACGGCCAAGCCAGGTTATCCAGAATTTAATGACACAAAT gtaGGAGTGGGTAAACGAGGTGCCACAGTCAAAACAAGCGTCACTATTCCTCCGGGGGTCTTCAAAGATAAAGCAATAAAGAAAGCCGCATTCGTTGGTTACAAATCTGATATGTTATTCAAG CTGATGGAGTTGGACTCTAGCACGTTGGTAGTCGGTGATAGCAAGAAGTTCAACACGACATCTAACTCGATGGTCCTCGCTGCAATATTGGACCGACCAGTCAGCGGTCTTACAGGGTCAGACCTTATAGACATGAAGTTCGAACATAGAGAGAAAAAG CTTGCCGACAACCCTCGATGTACCTGGTGGGACCAAGCCTCCAACGGGGGAAAAGGAACCTGGTCAACGAAAGGCTGCACCGTTGGAGCGACCGAAGCTGGTGTTACGACCTGCAAATGCGATCATTTGACAAATTTCGCTCTTCTCATG GACGTCTATGGCTCTAATTCGGACATGAGCGCCAGCCACCAGCAGGCTCTCACCATCATCTCGATAACCGGATGCACCCTGTCGGCGGTCGCTCTCATCTTTACCATCTTTACCTACGTCTACTTCCATCGAAAGTTGCTGAAGGACAACCCGTCGAAGATACTGCTGAATCTTTGCGCTGCTCTGCTTGGTCTCAATATAGTCTTCCTTGGGGGGACGCACTACCAGGTGGATGATGGGGCTTGCAAG GCTGTGGCTGTACTGCTGCACTACTTCCTACTAGCTGGCTTCACGTGGATGGGAGTTGAAGCATTCTACATGTATCTCGCTCTCGTGAGGGTCTTCCGACCATATTTCTCAAAATTAATCCTAAAATGCTGTTTAGTTGGATGGG GTCTCCCGTTAGTGATCGTTTCCATAACTATCGGGGTGAATAAAACGGACAACTACTACCTAAAGGGTGGACAGAT TTGTTGGATCCGTGACATCCCATTCTACGGTGCGATAGTGGCGCCAGTATGTGCCATtctcatcgtcaacatcatcgcaTTTATCATGGTTATCCGCCAGCTCCATCGGTTGACAGAGAGGAAGAAACTGACCAAGATGGACAAAGCTCATACATCGACTATGACGCAGCTTCGAGGCGCCGTCAGTGTGCTGGTTCTTCTTGGTCTAACGTGGCTTTTTGCTTTCCTTTCCATTG GCGATGCCAGCCTTGCCTTTGCCTACATCTTCGCCATTCTTAACACGCTGCAAGGCCTCTGGGTCTTTGTGTTTTATTGTCTTCTGAAGAAGGATGTGCAACATGCGTGGATGAGAAAACTTATCTGCTGCCCCACCCCAGAGGACTCAAGGTCGAGTAAAG ACCAACTTGACGACATTAATAAGATAGTAAACGCTGAAG GTTCGAGCACGGCCACTACAACCACAAGGATATCTTCAGCAGCATCGACCAAGTCGAAGAAGAGTACTGCTTCCAATCATACTGTCTGTACAACTCTTTCTACCGAAACTGACGATAGTACGCATG AAAAACCCACCGACGGTAACTGCAACACAACTGCCTACGAAAATCCAGCCTTCTCCCGTTCAATATCTGGGTCCACCGACCAAGCCCCTACAGAGCACGAACCAAGTCCGAGCACGGAACCAAGTCCGAGCAAGGAACCAAGTCCGAGCACGGAACCAAGTCCGAGCACGGAACCAAGTCCGAGCACGGGACCAAGTCCGAGCACGGGACCAAGTCCGAGCACGGGACCATGTCCGAGCACGGGACCAAGTCCGAGCACGGGACCAAGCGGGGAAAAGAACTATAAGTGGGAAGTCAAGCCACAAGCTGGATTTGTCGATTCAAGAGGATTCGCCCGTCCAGTATAA
- the LOC135487963 gene encoding adhesion G-protein coupled receptor G6-like isoform X3, whose product MMLRRTALLSLYGIFNFVGLLQARTACSSNKPICDCRPEGASRQRYKFVNCNMRTPPLTTFPGGIPNEVVELDLSHNEIEHIPQKKSVLKNLRKLKKLQLSTNRITSINDGDFTDLKELINLDLSSNPITTITAKAFTGLRHLSVIDLRGVTLNCGCVERDFYKWAATYKPTPISILGIRCSNLESLQFLSSVPFDSPIYSACEPPPPATRCMSCSKTSAFNDDECDAKGFVINCSAGQIACKMEFEFTKKGHWALQKLCSESDCTSQQPAPCVDPKDGFYDQQGSCTMCCGGDLCNEGYEEIKDYLKNIVFKIKLNLKDAKTANSTEIQAAIVNVVNAANLPGVIQPPTFKIEGSEGYVEVNATFLRGYMDTILNSLKPAIELGFATDPVLKEEIGPGKIEIWTTEYCLPEQTFDELKGNYSWPTTKSGATSMVECQRQGNEGMSTRRCVFGPSPSGDELIPVWGDPDLRHCAYISKTTEALNTLTKLPITNGTVNAVSKQLATVSASAENVADVSMSTEVIDNIVNSEAAFYKENVNSTTKNVVGCISNLLDVDFNTMQRAGSARRLVANIEAMIKKISLKPGQEMDVVDNNLALTLVDTTTGKADGGLQYGVTAKPGYPEFNDTNVGVGKRGATVKTSVTIPPGVFKDKAIKKAAFVGYKSDMLFKLMELDSSTLVVGDSKKFNTTSNSMVLAAILDRPVSGLTGSDLIDMKFEHREKKLADNPRCTWWDQASNGGKGTWSTKGCTVGATEAGVTTCKCDHLTNFALLMDVYGSNSDMSASHQQALTIISITGCTLSAVALIFTIFTYVYFHRKLLKDNPSKILLNLCAALLGLNIVFLGGTHYQVDDGACKAVAVLLHYFLLAGFTWMGVEAFYMYLALVRVFRPYFSKLILKCCLVGWGLPLVIVSITIGVNKTDNYYLKGGQICWIRDIPFYGAIVAPVCAILIVNIIAFIMVIRQLHRLTERKKLTKMDKAHTSTMTQLRGAVSVLVLLGLTWLFAFLSIGDASLAFAYIFAILNTLQGLWVFVFYCLLKKDVQHAWMRKLICCPTPEDSRSSKDQLDDINKIVNAEECIYNMDQTTCSSERNGIYRPRNGSSTATTTTRISSAASTKSKKSTASNHTVCTTLSTETDDSTHEKPTDGNCNTTAYENPAFSRSISGSTDQAPTEHEPSPSTEPSPSKEPSPSTEPSPSTEPSPSTGPSPSTGPSPSTGPCPSTGPSPSTGPSGEKNYKWEVKPQAGFVDSRGFARPV is encoded by the exons ATGATGCTGAGAAGGACAGCCTTATTATCTCTTTACgggattttcaattttgttggtTTGCTACAAGCAAGGACGGCGTGTAGTTCCAATAAACCCATCTGTGACTGCCGGCCTGAAGGTGCAAGTCGGCAGCGGTATAAGTTTGTGAACTGTAACATGAGAACCCCACCGCTTACTACTTTTCCGGGTGGAATACCTAATGAAGTGGTGGAATT ggATTTAAGTCACAATGAAATTGAACATATTCCTCAAAAAAAGTCAGTGTTAAAGAATCTTAGGAAGTTAAAAAAATT GCAGCTGTCTACCAACAGGATCACCAGTATCAACGATGGCGATTTTACAGATCTAAAAGAATTGATAAATTT AGACCTCAGCAGCAACCCAATCACAACAATCACTGCAAAAGCATTTACGGGCCTGAGACATCTTAGCGTGATAGACCTCCGGGGTGTCACTTTGAATTGCGGTTGCGTGGAGAGGGATTTCTATAAATGGGCCGCAACCTACAAACCGACGCCGATATCGATTCTTGGTATTAGGTGCAGTAACTTGGAAAGTCTGCAGTTCCTTTCAAGCGTTCCGTTCGATTCGCCAATTTATTCAGCTTGTG AGCCACCGCCACCAGCGACGCGGTGCATGTCTTGCAGCAAAACGAGCGCCTTCAATGATGACGAATGTGATGCGAAAGGCTTCGTTATAAACTGTAGTGCTGGCCAG ATTGCTTGCAAGATGGAGTTCGAGTTTACAAAAAAGGGTCACTGGGCATTGCAAAAGTTATGTAGTGAATCAGACTGTACCAGCCAACAGCCAGCGCCATGCGTCGACCCGAAGGATGGCTTTTATGATCAGCAAGGCTCTTGTACCATGTGCTGCGGGGGTGACTTGTGTAATGAGGGATACGAGGAAATAAAAG ATTATCTCAAGAATATTGTATTCAAGATTAAACTCAATCTGAAGGACGCCAAAACCGCAAACTCAACAGAAATACAAGCAGCC ATTGTCAATGTTGTGAATGCCGCAAATCTACCAGGTGTGATTCAACCTCCAACATTCAAAATCGAAGGATCGGAGGGATATGTTGAAGTGAATGCAACGTTTTTACGTGGGTATATGGATACCATTCTGAATTCCCTAAAACCTGCCATCGAACTTGGCTTTGCTACTGATCCTGTACTGAAGGAAGAAATAGGACCAGGCAAGATTGAAATATGGACAACTGAAT ATTGTCTTCCTGAGCAGACATTTGACGAGCTGAAAGGGAACTACTCCTGGCCGACGACGAAGTCAGGAGCAACATCCATGGTGGAGTGCCAACGACAGGGAAACGAAGGCATGAGCACGAGAAGATG CGTTTTTGGGCCGTCCCCCTCAGGTGATGAGCTGATTCCGGTATGGGGCGATCCTGACTTGAGACACTGCGCCTACATCAGCAAGACGACTGAGGCACTGAATACGCTGACCAAGTTGCCCATTACAAATG GGACAGTAAATGCTGTATCCAAACAGCTCGCAACCGTGTCAGCATCTGCAGAGAATGTAGCGGACGTTTCAATGTCCACAGAAGTTATTGACAACATTGTGAACAGTGAGGCGGCTTTCTACAAAGAAAACGTGAACAGCACCACGAAGAACGTGGTTGGATGTATCAGCAATCTCCTCGATGTTGACTTCAATACAATGCAGCGAGCTGGCAGTGCACGACG TTTGGTTGCCAACATCGAGGCCATGATAAAGAAGATATCGCTGAAACCCGGGCAGGAGATGGACGTGGTGGACAACAATCTCGCTTTAACCCTGGTGGACACTACCACGGGAAAGGCAGACGGTGGTTTGCAGTATGGTGTGACGGCCAAGCCAGGTTATCCAGAATTTAATGACACAAAT gtaGGAGTGGGTAAACGAGGTGCCACAGTCAAAACAAGCGTCACTATTCCTCCGGGGGTCTTCAAAGATAAAGCAATAAAGAAAGCCGCATTCGTTGGTTACAAATCTGATATGTTATTCAAG CTGATGGAGTTGGACTCTAGCACGTTGGTAGTCGGTGATAGCAAGAAGTTCAACACGACATCTAACTCGATGGTCCTCGCTGCAATATTGGACCGACCAGTCAGCGGTCTTACAGGGTCAGACCTTATAGACATGAAGTTCGAACATAGAGAGAAAAAG CTTGCCGACAACCCTCGATGTACCTGGTGGGACCAAGCCTCCAACGGGGGAAAAGGAACCTGGTCAACGAAAGGCTGCACCGTTGGAGCGACCGAAGCTGGTGTTACGACCTGCAAATGCGATCATTTGACAAATTTCGCTCTTCTCATG GACGTCTATGGCTCTAATTCGGACATGAGCGCCAGCCACCAGCAGGCTCTCACCATCATCTCGATAACCGGATGCACCCTGTCGGCGGTCGCTCTCATCTTTACCATCTTTACCTACGTCTACTTCCATCGAAAGTTGCTGAAGGACAACCCGTCGAAGATACTGCTGAATCTTTGCGCTGCTCTGCTTGGTCTCAATATAGTCTTCCTTGGGGGGACGCACTACCAGGTGGATGATGGGGCTTGCAAG GCTGTGGCTGTACTGCTGCACTACTTCCTACTAGCTGGCTTCACGTGGATGGGAGTTGAAGCATTCTACATGTATCTCGCTCTCGTGAGGGTCTTCCGACCATATTTCTCAAAATTAATCCTAAAATGCTGTTTAGTTGGATGGG GTCTCCCGTTAGTGATCGTTTCCATAACTATCGGGGTGAATAAAACGGACAACTACTACCTAAAGGGTGGACAGAT TTGTTGGATCCGTGACATCCCATTCTACGGTGCGATAGTGGCGCCAGTATGTGCCATtctcatcgtcaacatcatcgcaTTTATCATGGTTATCCGCCAGCTCCATCGGTTGACAGAGAGGAAGAAACTGACCAAGATGGACAAAGCTCATACATCGACTATGACGCAGCTTCGAGGCGCCGTCAGTGTGCTGGTTCTTCTTGGTCTAACGTGGCTTTTTGCTTTCCTTTCCATTG GCGATGCCAGCCTTGCCTTTGCCTACATCTTCGCCATTCTTAACACGCTGCAAGGCCTCTGGGTCTTTGTGTTTTATTGTCTTCTGAAGAAGGATGTGCAACATGCGTGGATGAGAAAACTTATCTGCTGCCCCACCCCAGAGGACTCAAGGTCGAGTAAAG ACCAACTTGACGACATTAATAAGATAGTAAACGCTGAAG AATGCATTTATAATATGgaccaaactacatgtagctcgGAAAGGAATGGAATTTATAGACCTCGCAATG GTTCGAGCACGGCCACTACAACCACAAGGATATCTTCAGCAGCATCGACCAAGTCGAAGAAGAGTACTGCTTCCAATCATACTGTCTGTACAACTCTTTCTACCGAAACTGACGATAGTACGCATG AAAAACCCACCGACGGTAACTGCAACACAACTGCCTACGAAAATCCAGCCTTCTCCCGTTCAATATCTGGGTCCACCGACCAAGCCCCTACAGAGCACGAACCAAGTCCGAGCACGGAACCAAGTCCGAGCAAGGAACCAAGTCCGAGCACGGAACCAAGTCCGAGCACGGAACCAAGTCCGAGCACGGGACCAAGTCCGAGCACGGGACCAAGTCCGAGCACGGGACCATGTCCGAGCACGGGACCAAGTCCGAGCACGGGACCAAGCGGGGAAAAGAACTATAAGTGGGAAGTCAAGCCACAAGCTGGATTTGTCGATTCAAGAGGATTCGCCCGTCCAGTATAA